Proteins found in one Streptomyces sp. CB09001 genomic segment:
- a CDS encoding SWIM zinc finger family protein has protein sequence MCLPGSGDAGGGRPADVAREALRAARRQAKADAAAQGASAQGAAHARRSSGPAGRQRRTGGPGTADARARAVRDFAADAFRLPPEADPAEEALPAGEQADAPSAEGGATAPAEPDPSPGAASSRDGYASGVEDPSGGVGRPREPEDARAARGRVGGPVAHAESGRPPGAGSAAGSDSVVPRDGDSTGPGGSASPGGRPGQHASAARGRAGSAAPAAKPRAPRSMAAPDRDGDLRRTFPALPPREAADEGFAGTWWGNAWVTALEEGALDAARLERGRGYAERGHVDAITVTPGLVLAYVQGSRARPYRVQVRLRTLGDSDWDRFLDAAVERPGHIAALLDRELPHSLADLADRGVPLLPGPGDLTPQCSCPDSGHPCKHAAALCYQTARLLDADPFVLLLLRGRGEHALLDALSRRNAARAARAAQERGPAPLPGVRAGEALTSRALPPLPAPLPAPPHPEQPPAYPAAPGGPDPFALDQLATDAAARAHALLTTGRDPVGGLTLWQDAVRLAAARPGAGLTVGTRALYASLASAAGRDTAELARAVAAWRQGGSEGLDVLEEPWDPPAGRFDRARPLLLSADLPAFRPWRNRLTHPRGHVQLRLGRTGLWYAYESEPGREDWWPRGTPDLDPVGALTGLGTRVDL, from the coding sequence GTGTGCCTCCCCGGATCCGGTGACGCGGGTGGCGGCCGACCGGCGGATGTGGCGCGTGAGGCGTTGCGGGCGGCTCGTCGACAGGCGAAGGCGGACGCGGCGGCCCAGGGCGCGTCCGCCCAGGGCGCCGCGCACGCGCGGCGGTCGTCCGGTCCCGCCGGTCGTCAGCGGCGGACGGGCGGTCCGGGCACCGCCGACGCCCGAGCCCGCGCCGTACGGGACTTCGCCGCGGACGCGTTCCGGCTCCCCCCGGAGGCGGACCCGGCCGAAGAGGCCCTGCCCGCAGGGGAACAGGCCGATGCACCCTCCGCCGAGGGCGGGGCCACGGCCCCGGCCGAGCCCGACCCGTCGCCCGGCGCGGCTTCCTCTCGGGACGGGTATGCGTCGGGTGTTGAAGATCCGTCCGGCGGCGTCGGTCGGCCGAGGGAGCCCGAGGACGCGCGGGCGGCGCGTGGACGGGTGGGGGGTCCGGTCGCGCACGCGGAGTCCGGGCGGCCGCCCGGTGCGGGTTCTGCCGCCGGTTCCGATTCGGTGGTCCCCCGGGACGGCGACTCGACCGGCCCCGGAGGTTCGGCGTCCCCCGGCGGGCGGCCCGGGCAGCATGCGTCGGCGGCGCGTGGCCGGGCCGGCTCCGCCGCGCCGGCCGCGAAACCTCGCGCGCCCCGCTCGATGGCCGCCCCGGACCGTGACGGCGATCTCCGGCGCACCTTTCCCGCGCTGCCGCCCCGGGAGGCCGCGGACGAGGGCTTCGCCGGTACCTGGTGGGGAAACGCCTGGGTGACCGCGTTGGAGGAGGGCGCCCTGGACGCCGCCCGGCTGGAACGCGGGCGCGGATACGCCGAGCGCGGGCACGTCGACGCCATCACCGTGACGCCCGGGCTGGTCCTCGCCTACGTGCAGGGCAGCCGGGCCCGGCCATACCGGGTGCAGGTGCGGCTGCGTACGCTGGGCGACTCCGACTGGGACCGGTTCCTCGATGCCGCCGTCGAACGCCCCGGGCACATCGCGGCGCTGCTCGACAGGGAGCTTCCCCACTCCCTGGCCGACCTGGCCGACCGCGGCGTCCCGCTGCTCCCCGGACCCGGCGACCTGACCCCCCAGTGCAGCTGCCCCGACTCCGGGCACCCCTGCAAGCACGCCGCCGCCCTGTGCTACCAGACGGCACGTCTGCTCGACGCCGACCCTTTCGTCCTGCTGCTGCTCCGCGGCCGGGGCGAACACGCGCTGCTCGACGCCCTGTCCCGGCGGAACGCGGCCCGCGCGGCACGCGCGGCGCAGGAACGCGGCCCGGCGCCGCTGCCCGGCGTCCGGGCCGGTGAGGCGCTCACCTCGCGTGCTCTGCCGCCCCTCCCGGCGCCGTTGCCCGCGCCCCCGCACCCCGAACAGCCGCCGGCCTACCCGGCCGCCCCGGGCGGCCCCGACCCCTTCGCGCTGGACCAGCTGGCCACCGACGCGGCCGCCCGCGCCCACGCCCTGCTCACCACGGGGCGGGACCCGGTCGGTGGACTGACGCTGTGGCAGGACGCCGTCCGGCTCGCCGCCGCGCGTCCCGGCGCCGGCCTCACCGTGGGCACCCGGGCGCTCTACGCGTCCCTCGCCTCGGCCGCCGGAAGGGACACGGCTGAGCTGGCGCGGGCCGTAGCCGCCTGGCGGCAGGGCGGGTCGGAGGGCCTCGACGTCCTGGAGGAGCCCTGGGACCCGCCGGCCGGCCGTTTCGACCGGGCCCGCCCCCTGCTGCTCTCCGCCGACCTCCCCGCCTTCCGCCCCTGGCGCAACCGCCTCACCCACCCGCGCGGCCATGTCCAGCTCAGACTCGGCCGGACAGGGCTCTGGTACGCCTACGAGTCGGAGCCCGGCCGCGAGGACTGGTGGCCGCGCGGCACTCCCGACCTCGACCCGGTCGGCGCCCTGACCGGCCTGGGCACCCGAGTCGATCTCTGA
- a CDS encoding FAD-dependent oxidoreductase — protein MTLKVVVVGAGVVGAACAFHAVSAGMDVTVTDRGPVGAGTTSRGEGNVLLSDKEPGPELALAQLSRTLWDEAGRELGPDSFELEAKGGLVVASGAENLAALQEFAARQEAAGVRVEQVDRVRDLEPHLAPDIPGGVHYPQDAQVQPVLAAAALLRAAVRRGARFHQGEVAGALTGRDGSVTGVRTAAGDVLPADAVVNAAGTWGGEVGRRLGAPVEVLPRRGFVLVTEPLPPMVRHKVYSADYVANVASSDAGLETSCVVEGTRGGTILIGASRERVGFDTTMNTAVVARLAARACRLFPFLRGVHLMRAYRGFRPYCPDHLPVVGPDPRVPGVVHACGHEGAGIGLAPATGALVTAHLLGRPWRGADPAAHTALLPDRFLTPGGAPQ, from the coding sequence TTGACCCTGAAGGTCGTCGTCGTGGGCGCGGGAGTCGTCGGGGCCGCCTGTGCCTTCCACGCCGTCTCGGCGGGCATGGACGTCACGGTCACCGACCGCGGACCCGTCGGCGCCGGGACGACCAGCCGCGGAGAGGGCAACGTCCTCCTCTCCGACAAGGAGCCCGGCCCGGAACTCGCCCTGGCACAGCTGAGCCGCACCTTGTGGGACGAGGCCGGCCGGGAGCTCGGACCGGACTCCTTCGAACTGGAGGCCAAGGGCGGCCTGGTGGTCGCGAGCGGTGCCGAGAACCTCGCGGCTCTCCAGGAGTTCGCCGCCCGGCAGGAGGCAGCCGGCGTCCGCGTCGAGCAGGTCGACCGGGTGCGGGACCTCGAACCCCACCTTGCGCCCGACATCCCCGGCGGCGTCCACTACCCGCAGGACGCGCAGGTGCAGCCGGTGCTGGCGGCGGCGGCGCTGCTGCGGGCCGCCGTACGGCGCGGCGCGCGCTTCCACCAGGGCGAGGTCGCCGGGGCGTTGACCGGCCGGGACGGCAGCGTGACCGGTGTCCGGACGGCCGCCGGTGACGTGCTGCCCGCCGACGCCGTCGTCAACGCCGCCGGGACCTGGGGCGGTGAGGTCGGACGGCGGCTCGGCGCCCCCGTCGAGGTGCTGCCGCGCCGCGGCTTCGTCCTGGTGACCGAACCGCTGCCGCCGATGGTCCGGCACAAGGTCTACTCCGCCGACTACGTCGCCAACGTGGCCTCCTCCGACGCCGGACTGGAGACCTCGTGCGTCGTGGAGGGCACGCGCGGCGGCACGATCCTCATCGGCGCCAGCCGGGAACGCGTGGGCTTCGACACCACGATGAACACCGCCGTGGTCGCACGGCTCGCGGCCCGGGCGTGCCGGCTCTTCCCCTTCCTGCGCGGAGTCCATCTGATGCGCGCCTACCGCGGGTTCCGGCCGTACTGCCCCGACCACCTGCCGGTGGTGGGCCCCGACCCGCGGGTGCCGGGCGTCGTCCACGCGTGCGGCCACGAGGGGGCGGGCATCGGCCTCGCCCCCGCCACCGGCGCGCTGGTGACGGCCCACCTGCTCGGCCGGCCCTGGCGCGGCGCCGACCCGGCCGCCCACACCGCCCTTCTCCCCGACCGCTTCCTCACCCCCGGAGGTGCGCCCCAGTGA
- a CDS encoding (2Fe-2S)-binding protein has product MSEIVVDGEPLPFVEGQTVAAALVATGRVAWRTTRVGHRPRGVFCGIGVCFDCLVTVDGARGQRACLVPARPGMTVTTGEGDDD; this is encoded by the coding sequence GTGAGCGAGATCGTCGTCGACGGCGAGCCCCTGCCGTTCGTCGAGGGCCAGACCGTCGCCGCGGCCCTCGTGGCCACGGGCCGGGTCGCCTGGCGCACCACCCGCGTCGGACACCGCCCGCGTGGCGTCTTCTGCGGCATCGGCGTCTGCTTCGACTGCCTCGTCACCGTGGACGGAGCCCGCGGGCAGCGCGCCTGCCTGGTGCCGGCCCGGCCCGGCATGACCGTCACGACCGGGGAGGGCGACGATGACTGA
- a CDS encoding FAD-dependent oxidoreductase produces the protein MTEPPDLVVVGAGPAGMAAAATALAGGLRVALLDSGTALGGQYWRHPPEHARAALPTDDLHHGLDRYRALCEALAAHRTAGRLDLRLGHHAWSAVREGDGFAVHAVDRREAPRESAVVLRAPRLLVATGAYDRQLPFPGWDLPGVLTAGGMQALLKGGGVAAGSRVVLGGTGPFLLPVAAGLAARGVEVVAVCEAASPRAWLRHPGPLLRNPGKWAEGAGYAATLVRHRVPVSPRTAIVAAEGGERVTSVRIASLAADGSPRPGTERRVEVDAVGVGWGFAPQLDLLAPLGCSVTDSADGNAVVAVDGGQRTTVPGLYTAGETCGVGGAALAVNEGRLAAASVLADSRATLVPATKPLAALRSAVARQRAFARAMALAHPIPPAWSSWLTDETVVCRCEEVTAGSIRAACADGAHDHRQIKQLTRAGMGWCQGRMCGPAVHCLTARRRAYEPAERLVATPVTLGALADLDEGPPASAASADSSETDKECP, from the coding sequence ATGACTGAGCCCCCGGACCTCGTCGTCGTCGGCGCCGGCCCGGCAGGCATGGCCGCCGCGGCCACGGCGCTGGCCGGTGGACTGCGCGTCGCCCTGCTGGACTCCGGAACCGCCCTCGGCGGCCAGTACTGGCGCCACCCGCCCGAGCACGCGCGAGCGGCCCTGCCGACCGACGACCTGCACCACGGACTGGACCGGTACCGCGCCCTGTGCGAGGCGCTGGCCGCGCACCGGACGGCGGGCCGGCTCGACCTGCGCCTGGGACATCACGCGTGGTCCGCGGTCCGCGAGGGCGACGGATTCGCGGTCCACGCGGTCGACCGCCGCGAGGCACCGCGGGAGAGCGCCGTCGTCCTGCGGGCGCCGAGACTCCTGGTGGCCACCGGCGCCTACGACCGTCAACTGCCCTTCCCGGGATGGGACCTGCCCGGCGTGCTGACCGCCGGCGGGATGCAGGCCCTGCTCAAGGGCGGCGGAGTGGCGGCCGGGAGTCGCGTCGTGCTGGGCGGCACCGGCCCGTTCCTGCTGCCGGTCGCCGCCGGTCTCGCGGCGCGCGGCGTCGAGGTGGTCGCGGTGTGCGAGGCGGCCAGTCCGCGGGCCTGGCTGCGGCACCCCGGCCCGCTGCTGCGCAACCCCGGCAAATGGGCCGAGGGAGCGGGGTACGCCGCCACGCTCGTGCGCCACCGCGTCCCGGTCAGCCCGCGCACGGCCATCGTCGCCGCGGAGGGCGGCGAACGCGTGACGTCGGTACGGATCGCCTCGCTGGCCGCGGACGGCAGCCCGCGCCCGGGCACGGAACGACGCGTCGAGGTCGACGCCGTCGGCGTCGGCTGGGGCTTCGCCCCCCAGCTAGACCTGCTCGCCCCCCTCGGCTGTTCCGTCACGGACTCGGCGGACGGCAACGCGGTGGTCGCGGTCGACGGGGGCCAGCGCACCACCGTCCCCGGCCTCTACACGGCGGGGGAGACCTGCGGGGTGGGCGGGGCGGCACTCGCCGTGAACGAGGGCCGGCTGGCCGCGGCGTCGGTCCTCGCCGACTCCCGCGCCACCCTCGTACCCGCGACCAAGCCTCTGGCAGCGCTGCGTTCGGCGGTGGCCCGGCAACGCGCCTTCGCCCGGGCGATGGCGCTGGCCCACCCGATTCCTCCGGCCTGGTCCTCGTGGCTGACCGACGAGACCGTCGTGTGCCGCTGCGAGGAGGTGACCGCCGGTTCGATCCGGGCAGCGTGCGCCGACGGCGCACACGACCACCGGCAGATCAAGCAACTGACCCGGGCCGGCATGGGCTGGTGCCAGGGGCGGATGTGCGGACCCGCCGTGCACTGCCTCACGGCGCGGCGCCGGGCCTACGAGCCCGCGGAACGGCTCGTCGCGACGCCCGTCACCCTCGGAGCCCTCGCCGACCTCGACGAAGGCCCGCCGGCATCGGCGGCATCGGCGGACAGCAGTGAAACCGACAAGGAGTGTCCATGA
- a CDS encoding dihydrodipicolinate synthase family protein, translating to MSETRKPWHGVIVATSLPFDDDLSVDFGAYGESVAHLAAQGMHGVAPNGSLGEYQTLTYEERDRVVETAVANAPEGFTVMPGVGAYGGREAERHARFAKDAGCQAVMCLPPNAYRADDRAVLQHFERVASVGLPVTAYNNPIDTKVDLRPDLLAKLHAEGYIVGVKEFSGDVRRCYEISELAPGLDLMIGTDDTVLEVALAGAKGWVAGYPQVFPRACLALYEASVRGDLETALPLYRQLHPVLRWDSKTEFVQAIKLGQELTGRRGGACRPPRQPLGPETEAVVRAATLALVDAGVN from the coding sequence ATGAGCGAGACCCGCAAGCCCTGGCACGGCGTCATCGTCGCCACCAGCCTGCCGTTCGACGACGACCTCTCGGTCGACTTCGGCGCGTACGGCGAGAGCGTCGCCCACCTCGCCGCCCAGGGGATGCACGGCGTCGCGCCGAACGGATCGCTGGGCGAGTACCAGACCCTCACGTACGAGGAGCGCGACCGCGTCGTCGAGACCGCCGTAGCGAACGCCCCCGAAGGCTTCACCGTCATGCCGGGCGTCGGCGCCTACGGCGGTCGCGAGGCCGAGCGGCACGCGAGGTTCGCCAAGGACGCGGGCTGCCAGGCCGTCATGTGCCTGCCGCCCAACGCCTACCGCGCCGACGACCGCGCGGTGCTCCAGCACTTCGAACGGGTGGCCTCGGTGGGCCTGCCCGTCACCGCCTACAACAACCCCATCGACACCAAGGTGGACCTGCGCCCCGACCTGCTGGCCAAGCTGCACGCCGAGGGGTACATCGTCGGCGTCAAGGAGTTCTCCGGCGACGTCCGGCGCTGCTACGAGATCTCCGAACTGGCCCCCGGCCTCGACCTCATGATCGGCACCGACGACACCGTGCTCGAGGTCGCCCTCGCCGGCGCCAAGGGCTGGGTCGCCGGGTACCCGCAGGTCTTCCCCCGGGCCTGTCTCGCGCTGTACGAGGCCTCCGTCCGGGGCGACCTGGAGACGGCGCTGCCGCTCTACCGCCAACTGCACCCGGTGCTGCGCTGGGACAGCAAGACGGAGTTCGTCCAGGCCATCAAGCTCGGCCAGGAGCTGACCGGCCGCCGCGGTGGTGCCTGCCGCCCGCCGCGACAGCCGCTCGGCCCCGAGACCGAGGCCGTCGTGCGCGCCGCCACCCTGGCCCTCGTCGACGCCGGGGTGAACTGA
- a CDS encoding proline racemase family protein: MRSTVCYHAVDSHTEGMPTRVITGGVGVLPGATMFERRQRFVAERDHLRTLLMCEPRGHASMSGAILQPPTRPDADYGVLFIEVSGCLPMCGHGTIGVATVLVETGMVEVTEPETLVRLDTPAGLVTARVRVRDGHAESVTLENVASYCHALDQVVDVPGHGEVRYDIAYGGNFYAFVRTDDLGIPFERAHKQPLLDAGLAVMDAINKQNPVSHPENPDIDVCHHVYLEAPGSTAEHSRHAMAIHPGWFDRSPCGTGTSARMAQLHARGLLPAGQDFVNESFIGSRFVGRVLGEATVGGRPAVLPSVTGRAWITGTAQYLLDPSDPYPAGFTL, translated from the coding sequence ATGCGTTCGACGGTCTGCTATCACGCCGTCGACTCGCACACCGAGGGGATGCCCACCCGCGTGATCACGGGCGGGGTGGGCGTCCTCCCCGGCGCGACGATGTTCGAGCGGCGGCAGCGGTTCGTCGCGGAACGCGACCACCTGCGCACCCTGCTCATGTGCGAACCGCGCGGACACGCGTCGATGTCCGGCGCCATCCTGCAGCCCCCCACCCGACCGGACGCCGACTACGGCGTGCTCTTCATCGAGGTCTCCGGCTGCCTGCCGATGTGCGGGCACGGAACCATCGGTGTCGCGACGGTCCTGGTCGAGACCGGCATGGTCGAGGTGACCGAGCCGGAGACCCTGGTCCGGCTGGACACCCCGGCCGGACTGGTCACGGCCCGGGTGCGGGTGCGCGACGGCCACGCCGAGTCGGTGACCCTGGAGAACGTGGCGTCGTACTGCCACGCACTCGACCAGGTCGTCGACGTCCCCGGACACGGGGAAGTGCGCTACGACATCGCCTACGGCGGCAACTTCTACGCCTTCGTCCGGACCGACGACCTCGGCATCCCCTTCGAGCGGGCGCACAAGCAGCCGCTGCTGGACGCCGGACTGGCCGTCATGGACGCGATCAACAAGCAGAACCCGGTCTCCCACCCCGAGAATCCGGACATCGACGTGTGCCACCACGTCTACCTCGAAGCGCCCGGCTCGACCGCGGAGCACTCACGGCACGCCATGGCGATCCATCCGGGATGGTTCGACCGGTCCCCCTGCGGTACGGGCACCAGCGCCCGCATGGCGCAACTGCACGCCCGTGGCCTGCTGCCGGCCGGCCAGGACTTCGTCAACGAGTCGTTCATCGGCTCCCGCTTCGTCGGGCGCGTCCTGGGGGAGGCGACGGTCGGGGGCCGCCCGGCCGTCCTGCCCTCCGTCACCGGCCGGGCCTGGATCACCGGCACCGCGCAGTACCTGCTCGACCCCTCGGACCCCTACCCGGCCGGTTTCACCCTCTGA
- a CDS encoding collagenase: MRKSSVRRRLGAALPLALTAAMGIGLLAQPAGALPPAPVSAARAAHTGQQHAGPPPVAQSVAAPTEHVGKGRLKASALPPLAASKDVLKQSYGQHEEHAEPQAADRKKTTAAAAACDVSAFTTRTGSALVRQIESSTTDCVNTLFNLTGSDAHQAFHEAQMTTVAHALRDGSASYPGNASTGMPQLVLYLRAGYYVHYYNADTVGSYGSGLRTAIRAGLDAFFASPHSRDVGDANGETLAEAVTLIDSAEENARYIHVVKRLLADYDSSWNSSWWMLNAVNNVYTVTFRGHQVPAFVSAVQSDPSLIDALYGFASGHLALLGTDQSYLTSNAGRELGRFLQHSALRGKVRPLAAGLLNSSAITGATAPLWVGVAEMTAYHDPANCSSYGTCDLPAQLEKAVLPVTYTCSSSITIRAQQMTSGELSAACDSLRGQDAYFHSVARDGGPVAGDRNDTIEVVVFDSSTDYQTYAGAMFGIDTNNGGMYLEGDPSATGNQPRFIAYEAEWLRPDFQIWNLNHEYTHYLDGRFDMYGDFNANITTPTIWWVEGFAEYVSYSYRGVPYTEAMTEAGRGTYALSTLFDTTYSHDTNRVYRWGYLATRYLLDKHRADLDTVLGHYRAGDWNAARSYLTGTIGTRYDDDWYTWLAGCAAGDCGGGTNPPGNQAPTAAFTTDVQGLNVAFTDRSTDLDGTIASRSWDFGDGTTSTAADPSKTYGTAGAYTVRLTVTDDRGATATATRTVAVSGGTGTECTGTDTRELGQNCRRSGQSATTGNYAYLYLYVPAGTTRLTITTSGGTGDADLYYSDSGWPGTTGYTRRDTGGGNSHTLTVDHPAAGAHYISLYAVDGFDGVTVATGY, encoded by the coding sequence GTGAGAAAGTCAAGTGTCCGGCGGCGTCTGGGAGCGGCCCTGCCGCTTGCCCTGACCGCCGCCATGGGCATCGGTCTTCTGGCGCAGCCGGCCGGGGCCCTGCCCCCGGCCCCCGTGTCCGCCGCACGGGCCGCGCACACGGGACAGCAGCACGCCGGTCCCCCGCCCGTGGCCCAGTCCGTCGCCGCCCCGACCGAGCATGTGGGCAAGGGGCGGCTGAAGGCCTCTGCGCTTCCTCCGCTGGCGGCGAGCAAGGACGTGCTCAAGCAGTCCTACGGGCAGCACGAAGAGCACGCGGAACCGCAGGCCGCGGACCGGAAGAAGACCACCGCCGCGGCCGCCGCGTGCGACGTCTCCGCCTTCACCACCCGCACCGGCAGCGCACTGGTGCGGCAGATCGAGTCATCCACGACCGACTGCGTCAACACCCTGTTCAACCTGACCGGAAGCGACGCCCACCAGGCCTTCCACGAAGCGCAGATGACCACGGTCGCCCACGCCCTGCGCGACGGTTCGGCGTCCTACCCCGGCAACGCGAGTACCGGCATGCCGCAGCTCGTGCTCTATCTCCGGGCCGGCTACTACGTGCACTACTACAACGCCGACACGGTGGGCTCCTACGGCAGCGGCCTGCGGACAGCCATACGCGCGGGGCTCGACGCCTTCTTCGCCAGTCCGCACTCCCGCGACGTCGGCGACGCCAACGGCGAGACCCTCGCGGAGGCCGTGACCCTCATCGACAGCGCCGAGGAGAACGCCCGCTACATCCACGTCGTCAAACGGCTCCTGGCGGACTACGACTCCTCCTGGAACTCCTCCTGGTGGATGCTCAACGCGGTCAACAACGTCTACACGGTGACCTTCCGCGGTCACCAGGTGCCCGCGTTCGTGAGCGCCGTCCAGTCGGATCCCAGCCTGATCGACGCCCTGTACGGCTTCGCGTCCGGTCACCTCGCACTCCTGGGTACGGACCAGTCCTACCTCACGTCCAACGCCGGACGTGAACTCGGCAGGTTCCTGCAGCACTCCGCTCTGCGGGGCAAGGTCCGCCCGCTCGCCGCCGGCCTGCTGAACTCGAGCGCGATCACCGGCGCCACCGCCCCGCTCTGGGTCGGCGTGGCCGAGATGACCGCCTACCACGACCCCGCCAACTGCTCCTCCTACGGCACCTGCGACCTGCCCGCGCAGCTGGAGAAGGCGGTGCTGCCCGTGACGTACACGTGCAGTTCAAGCATCACCATCAGGGCCCAGCAGATGACCTCGGGCGAGCTGTCCGCCGCCTGTGACAGCCTGCGCGGCCAGGACGCCTACTTCCACTCGGTCGCCCGGGACGGCGGGCCGGTCGCCGGCGACCGGAACGACACGATCGAGGTCGTGGTCTTCGACTCGAGCACCGACTACCAGACCTACGCCGGTGCCATGTTCGGAATCGACACCAACAACGGCGGCATGTACCTGGAGGGCGACCCGTCGGCGACCGGCAACCAGCCGCGCTTCATCGCCTACGAGGCCGAATGGCTGCGCCCCGACTTCCAGATCTGGAACCTCAACCACGAGTACACCCACTACCTCGACGGCCGCTTCGACATGTACGGCGACTTCAACGCCAACATCACCACCCCGACCATCTGGTGGGTCGAAGGATTCGCCGAGTACGTCTCCTACTCCTACCGCGGCGTTCCGTACACGGAGGCGATGACCGAGGCCGGCCGCGGCACCTACGCCCTGAGCACCCTCTTCGACACCACGTACAGCCACGACACCAACCGCGTCTACCGCTGGGGCTACCTCGCCACCCGGTACCTGCTCGACAAGCACCGCGCCGACCTGGACACGGTGCTCGGCCACTACCGCGCCGGCGACTGGAACGCCGCCCGCTCCTACCTGACCGGCACCATCGGCACCCGCTACGACGACGACTGGTACACCTGGCTGGCGGGCTGCGCCGCCGGTGACTGCGGCGGGGGCACCAACCCGCCCGGCAACCAGGCACCCACCGCCGCGTTCACCACCGACGTACAGGGCCTGAACGTCGCCTTCACCGACCGGTCGACGGACTTGGACGGCACCATCGCCTCCCGCTCCTGGGACTTCGGCGACGGCACCACCTCCACCGCCGCCGACCCGAGCAAGACCTACGGCACCGCCGGCGCCTACACGGTGCGGCTCACCGTCACCGACGACAGGGGCGCAACCGCCACCGCGACGAGGACGGTCGCCGTCAGCGGCGGCACCGGCACCGAGTGCACCGGCACCGACACCAGGGAGCTGGGTCAGAACTGCCGGCGGAGCGGCCAGTCCGCCACCACCGGGAACTACGCGTACCTCTATCTCTACGTCCCGGCCGGCACCACGCGGCTGACGATCACCACCTCCGGCGGCACGGGTGACGCGGACCTGTACTACAGCGACAGCGGCTGGCCCGGTACCACCGGATACACGCGGCGGGACACGGGGGGCGGCAACAGCCACACCCTGACCGTCGACCACCCGGCGGCCGGCGCCCACTACATCAGCCTGTACGCGGTGGACGGCTTCGACGGGGTGACCGTCGCCACCGGCTACTGA
- a CDS encoding GntR family transcriptional regulator, protein MPHLKSRAISVQTHLRDQVADALRAALIAGDLRPGVVYSAPTLAAELGVSATPVREAMLDLAREGLVEAVRNKGFRVTEMTERDLDEFTEIRTLIEVPTVGRVAATATAEQLEALRPLAQQIVTAARKHDVLKYLEADHRFHLELLALAGNHHLVDVVADLRKRSRLFGLSSLNEAGRLVASAQEHVDLLDLMVAGRGDEAEECMRRHLAHVRTLWADGRTNTED, encoded by the coding sequence ATGCCGCATCTCAAGTCCCGGGCGATCTCCGTGCAGACCCATCTGCGTGATCAGGTCGCCGACGCGCTCCGGGCCGCCCTCATCGCCGGTGACCTGCGTCCGGGTGTCGTCTACTCCGCCCCCACCCTCGCCGCGGAACTGGGCGTCTCCGCGACTCCGGTGCGCGAGGCCATGCTGGACCTGGCCAGGGAGGGCCTGGTCGAGGCGGTGCGCAACAAGGGGTTCCGGGTGACCGAGATGACCGAGCGGGACCTCGACGAGTTCACCGAGATCCGGACCCTGATCGAGGTTCCCACCGTGGGCCGCGTCGCCGCGACGGCGACCGCGGAGCAACTGGAGGCGCTGCGCCCGCTGGCACAGCAGATCGTCACCGCGGCCCGGAAGCACGACGTCCTCAAGTACCTCGAAGCCGATCACCGGTTCCACCTGGAGCTGCTGGCCCTGGCCGGCAACCACCACCTCGTGGACGTGGTGGCCGATCTGCGCAAGCGTTCGCGCCTGTTCGGGCTGAGCAGTCTGAACGAGGCGGGGCGGCTGGTCGCCTCCGCGCAGGAGCACGTCGACCTGCTGGACCTGATGGTGGCCGGCCGTGGCGACGAGGCCGAGGAGTGCATGCGCCGCCATCTCGCGCACGTCCGCACACTGTGGGCGGACGGCAGGACGAACACCGAGGACTGA